In Deltaproteobacteria bacterium, one DNA window encodes the following:
- a CDS encoding sigma-54-dependent Fis family transcriptional regulator, translating to MKILIIDDEKPIREVLSASLQDEGYILETAKDGDEGLRKIEEFQPQICFLDIWMPGRDGIEILTEARQKYHSTEFIMISGHGTIETAVKSTKLGAYDFIEKPLSIDKIIITLNNLKNYLHEKEEKTALLNKLRKSLAIMGDADAVKQTKQLISRLAPTHSWCLITGENGSGKNLVAQNIHYFSSRASLPFIEFNCASAAEELIEGELFGIEKNAYPGIEKNRRGKVELCQGGTLYLEEIQDLPAFVQMKLLKLMQEKKFTRYGGNLETIADVRIIASTTQDLESLVKQGKFREDFYHRINILPFHIASLREKNGDIPTLVSYFSDSFSRESGEIKKVFSEKAIHMLKEYSWPGNVRELKNFVERLYILTPSEYIDVHDLKFAGLEEANPNNTDSVSMSNFRDARAQFEKEYLVQKIRENGGNISKTAEVIGLERSYLHRKIKSYGIEVT from the coding sequence ATGAAGATTCTAATTATTGATGATGAAAAACCGATTAGAGAGGTTTTGTCTGCCTCTCTACAGGATGAAGGGTATATTTTAGAAACAGCCAAAGATGGTGATGAAGGTCTAAGAAAAATAGAAGAATTTCAGCCGCAAATTTGTTTTCTGGATATATGGATGCCAGGACGAGATGGGATTGAAATTTTAACAGAAGCCAGGCAGAAATATCACAGTACTGAGTTCATTATGATTTCTGGTCATGGGACCATTGAGACGGCGGTGAAATCTACTAAATTGGGAGCTTATGATTTTATTGAAAAGCCCTTGTCTATTGATAAAATTATCATCACTTTGAATAATTTGAAAAATTATTTACATGAGAAGGAAGAAAAAACAGCGCTTCTAAATAAACTCAGAAAAAGTCTTGCTATTATGGGAGATGCCGACGCTGTTAAGCAAACTAAACAACTCATTTCTCGATTGGCTCCCACCCATTCATGGTGTTTAATTACTGGCGAAAATGGATCGGGAAAAAATTTAGTAGCACAAAATATTCATTATTTTAGTTCCAGAGCCAGCCTGCCATTTATCGAATTTAATTGTGCTTCAGCTGCTGAAGAGTTGATAGAAGGCGAGTTATTTGGCATTGAAAAAAATGCCTATCCTGGTATTGAAAAAAACCGTCGTGGCAAGGTTGAGCTTTGTCAGGGCGGAACCCTATATCTTGAAGAGATACAAGATTTGCCAGCATTTGTGCAAATGAAATTGCTGAAGCTGATGCAAGAAAAAAAGTTTACTCGTTACGGTGGCAATTTAGAAACAATTGCCGATGTAAGAATAATTGCTTCAACGACTCAAGATCTTGAAAGCCTAGTTAAACAAGGAAAATTTCGAGAAGACTTTTATCATCGAATCAATATTCTCCCTTTTCATATTGCAAGTCTTAGAGAAAAAAATGGAGACATTCCAACTCTGGTTTCCTATTTTAGTGATAGTTTCTCTAGAGAAAGTGGAGAAATTAAAAAAGTTTTTTCGGAAAAAGCTATTCACATGTTGAAAGAATATTCTTGGCCTGGAAATGTGAGGGAATTAAAAAACTTTGTAGAAAGACTTTATATTTTAACTCCGTCCGAATATATAGATGTTCATGATCTAAAATTTGCGGGACTTGAAGAGGCAAATCCAAACAACACAGATTCCGTGTCTATGAGCAATTTCAGAGACGCCAGGGCGCAATTTGAAAAAGAATATCTGGTTCAAAAAATTCGAGAAAACGGTGGGAATATCTCTAAAACTGCGGAAGTTATTGGACTAGAACGAAGTTATTTACATCGTAAAATTAAATCCTATGGTATCGAAGTAACATAA